In Zobellia roscoffensis, the following are encoded in one genomic region:
- a CDS encoding DUF1569 domain-containing protein, producing the protein MKNVFDKKDVSELVLRINNLNSDSPNLWGKMNVGQMMAHCNVAYDMTYTDKYRKPTGFKKFIIKLLAKNTVVGPKPYKRNGRTAPEFLITDERDFESEKQKLVAYLEKTQQLGSAHFQNKESHAFGPLTAQEWNVLFYKHLNHHLCQFNV; encoded by the coding sequence ATGAAAAATGTATTTGACAAAAAGGATGTAAGCGAGCTAGTTTTACGAATTAACAACCTCAATTCTGACAGCCCTAATTTATGGGGAAAGATGAATGTAGGCCAAATGATGGCCCACTGCAATGTAGCCTATGACATGACTTATACGGACAAATACCGAAAACCTACTGGCTTTAAAAAGTTTATAATTAAACTTTTAGCAAAAAACACAGTGGTTGGTCCAAAACCGTATAAAAGGAACGGGCGTACCGCTCCTGAATTTCTAATTACAGACGAACGAGATTTTGAATCAGAAAAACAAAAACTGGTCGCTTATTTAGAAAAAACCCAACAGTTGGGCTCTGCCCATTTTCAAAATAAAGAATCACATGCTTTTGGCCCGCTTACTGCTCAAGAATGGAACGTGCTTTTTTACAAACACTTAAACCATCATCTATGTCAATTTAATGTTTGA
- a CDS encoding MIP/aquaporin family protein — MLIYLYEFIGTALLILIGNGVVANLVLKGTKGPDTGWTGISLAWGIAVFIGVYVSADVSHAHLNPAVTLALATAGKFSWGLVPGYMVAQVLGAMMGNFMIWLSYKKHYDATEDQGAILATFCTGPAIRSPFWNFVTEAIGTFTLVFGIFFIAGGSFGEEAISLGALDALPVALLVMGIGFGLGGPTGYAINPARDFGPRLLHSILPLKGKGSSDWGYAWIPIIAPLFGAFIAALAYLALSV, encoded by the coding sequence ATGCTTATTTACCTCTATGAATTTATCGGAACCGCCTTACTCATACTTATTGGCAACGGTGTTGTTGCCAATCTAGTTTTAAAAGGAACAAAAGGTCCTGATACGGGCTGGACGGGCATTTCGTTAGCATGGGGTATTGCAGTTTTCATAGGTGTCTACGTAAGTGCCGATGTTAGTCATGCTCATTTAAACCCCGCCGTAACCCTAGCCCTGGCTACGGCAGGAAAATTTAGTTGGGGGTTAGTACCTGGCTATATGGTAGCTCAAGTTTTAGGTGCTATGATGGGAAATTTTATGATTTGGCTTTCCTATAAAAAACATTATGATGCCACGGAAGACCAAGGTGCTATACTAGCTACCTTTTGCACAGGACCAGCCATTCGCAGTCCATTTTGGAATTTTGTTACCGAGGCCATTGGAACATTCACTTTAGTTTTTGGTATATTCTTTATTGCTGGTGGCTCTTTTGGGGAAGAAGCTATTTCTCTTGGCGCCTTAGATGCTTTACCGGTGGCTCTATTGGTAATGGGTATAGGTTTTGGCCTTGGAGGCCCAACAGGGTATGCCATTAACCCAGCACGAGATTTTGGTCCGCGATTATTACATTCTATCTTGCCGTTAAAGGGAAAAGGCTCTAGCGATTGGGGGTACGCTTGGATTCCTATTATAGCTCCATTATTTGGTGCTTTTATAGCTGCTTTAGCCTACCTTGCTCTTTCTGTATAA
- a CDS encoding alpha/beta hydrolase, with translation MKKFSLILSFLTVFQIGLAQEFIELPYEKSSTVTWTHEEKQYFSEIWKTEVVTNVSIPTIQVFQPKNPSGTSVIIAPGGALYALSINSEGRDVAKWLTDKGITAFVLKYRLVPTGEDAVQEVSEEGQTNPTRIGERVAPVMPLSVADGLSAVSYVRENAEKYQLDPSKIGFMGFSAGGAVTMGVAYNYNENSRPDFLVPVYAWTSAYPVQEAPKNAPKMLIVCASDDPLGLAPGSIEIYNSWIKSGKLSELHMYSKGGHGFGMKEQGLPSDNWIQRFYDWSVAEGITSILKSE, from the coding sequence ATGAAGAAGTTTAGCCTTATACTATCATTTCTAACCGTTTTTCAGATTGGTTTAGCTCAAGAATTTATTGAATTACCCTATGAAAAAAGCTCTACCGTAACCTGGACTCACGAAGAAAAACAATACTTTTCCGAAATTTGGAAAACGGAAGTCGTTACCAATGTTTCCATTCCCACAATCCAAGTATTTCAGCCTAAAAACCCAAGTGGTACATCTGTAATAATAGCTCCTGGTGGTGCATTATATGCCCTAAGTATCAATAGTGAAGGAAGAGATGTTGCTAAATGGCTTACAGACAAAGGCATTACCGCCTTTGTTTTAAAATACCGACTTGTACCAACAGGGGAAGATGCTGTTCAAGAAGTTAGCGAAGAAGGCCAAACAAACCCAACCAGAATTGGAGAAAGAGTTGCTCCCGTTATGCCATTATCTGTTGCAGACGGACTATCGGCTGTCTCTTATGTCAGAGAAAATGCAGAAAAATATCAACTAGACCCTAGTAAAATTGGTTTCATGGGTTTTTCCGCTGGAGGTGCGGTGACTATGGGTGTAGCGTATAATTATAACGAAAATAGTCGTCCCGATTTTTTGGTTCCTGTGTATGCATGGACCAGTGCTTACCCCGTTCAGGAAGCACCAAAAAATGCCCCTAAAATGCTAATAGTTTGCGCTAGTGATGACCCATTAGGACTGGCTCCAGGAAGTATTGAAATTTATAACTCATGGATTAAATCCGGTAAACTTTCCGAATTACATATGTACTCAAAAGGCGGTCATGGTTTTGGCATGAAAGAACAAGGCTTACCCTCGGATAATTGGATTCAACGTTTTTATGATTGGTCCGTGGCGGAGGGAATTACCTCAATATTAAAATCTGAATAA
- a CDS encoding GDSL-type esterase/lipase family protein has translation MRVYLILLLLSGIVSNAQSSFSKEVQAITQKYDSLYDASQESIVFTGSSSIRVWKDLQQRFPNHQVINSGFGGSQAVDLLQFTNDLILNYKPKKVFIYEGDNDIQSKKRPKEIISTIAQIRDLIFANNPQTEIVFISAKPSISRWKLRRKYKRLNRKMEKMTLTDGRLKYVDVWKPMLDGRKVKQDIFVSDGLHMNSKGYEIWYTALKNHVN, from the coding sequence ATGAGAGTTTATCTAATCTTACTTTTACTATCAGGAATTGTCTCTAATGCACAAAGTTCTTTTTCCAAAGAAGTGCAAGCTATTACGCAAAAATATGATTCACTTTATGATGCTTCGCAAGAAAGCATTGTATTTACGGGTAGTTCAAGCATTCGTGTTTGGAAAGATTTACAGCAACGTTTCCCCAATCATCAAGTTATCAATTCAGGATTTGGAGGCTCACAAGCGGTAGATTTGCTTCAATTTACCAATGACCTAATTCTAAATTACAAGCCTAAAAAGGTTTTTATTTATGAAGGTGATAATGACATCCAGAGCAAAAAAAGACCCAAAGAAATTATTAGTACCATAGCCCAAATACGGGATTTAATTTTCGCTAACAATCCGCAGACAGAAATAGTCTTTATTTCGGCAAAACCCAGTATTTCCCGATGGAAACTGAGAAGGAAATACAAGAGGCTGAATCGGAAAATGGAAAAAATGACATTGACGGATGGAAGGTTAAAATATGTTGATGTTTGGAAACCGATGCTAGACGGACGAAAAGTAAAGCAAGATATTTTTGTTTCAGACGGTCTACATATGAATTCAAAAGGGTATGAAATATGGTATACCGCATTGAAAAACCACGTAAACTAG
- a CDS encoding family 20 glycosylhydrolase: MKSNLIKALFISCIFVALCSCEPKKKKRVLNLPQTDLAMENMIPMPMKVIPTNSGFALDKFTAIYTSENADGFPEVGKFLSEKIHAKTSLDIPVNIEEIPDREGIIYINQSDSLELNAPEAYQLYITKDTIILNSNTAAGAFRGVQTIRQIIPEKPLDTIAAYDVWNIPTGKIIDNPIFEYRGSMLDVARHFFSVEDVKKYIDLLAYYKYNVLHLHLSDDQGWRIEIKSWPKLTEVGGSTEVGGKSGGFYTQEEYTDIVNYAAERHMVIVPEIDMPGHTNAASVSYPFLNGNGKKLKLYTGMRVGFSTFDTRKDTTYAFIDDVVRELSAITPGPYFHIGGDESHVTKKKDYTYFVEKVEKIVQKYGKQMIGWDEIATADIDSTSISQFWSSKDNADLALKKNMKIIMSPAKKAYLDMEYDTLSKHGLHWAAYIPTDTAYNWAPEKYEGIPIENILGLEAPLWSETISNIDELEYLAFPRAIGYSELSWSIPENRDWENYKVRLANQAPFLDRMNVKYYPSPLIDWKKSKYTYKQIQKD, from the coding sequence ATGAAATCTAACTTGATCAAAGCCTTATTCATTAGCTGCATTTTTGTAGCCCTATGTTCTTGTGAGCCCAAAAAAAAGAAACGCGTTTTAAACTTACCGCAAACAGATTTGGCCATGGAAAATATGATTCCTATGCCCATGAAGGTCATCCCTACAAACTCAGGGTTTGCTTTGGATAAATTTACCGCGATTTATACTTCTGAAAATGCAGATGGTTTTCCTGAAGTAGGAAAATTTTTATCTGAAAAGATACATGCTAAAACCTCATTAGATATTCCGGTGAACATTGAAGAAATTCCTGACCGAGAAGGGATTATCTACATTAATCAATCTGACAGTTTGGAATTGAATGCGCCAGAAGCTTATCAACTTTACATTACAAAAGATACCATTATTCTAAATTCAAATACCGCAGCAGGTGCTTTTAGAGGTGTACAAACCATACGACAAATTATACCGGAAAAACCACTAGATACCATTGCAGCATATGATGTATGGAACATTCCTACCGGAAAAATTATTGATAATCCAATTTTTGAATACCGAGGAAGCATGTTAGATGTGGCACGGCATTTCTTTAGCGTAGAAGATGTAAAAAAGTATATAGACCTTCTAGCCTACTATAAATATAACGTACTTCATTTACACCTTTCTGATGATCAGGGATGGCGAATAGAAATAAAATCTTGGCCCAAACTTACCGAAGTTGGCGGCAGCACAGAAGTTGGAGGGAAATCCGGAGGCTTTTATACCCAAGAAGAATATACTGATATCGTAAATTATGCCGCTGAACGCCACATGGTTATTGTACCGGAAATTGACATGCCAGGACACACCAACGCAGCTTCCGTTTCATATCCTTTTTTAAATGGGAATGGTAAAAAACTAAAACTATATACAGGTATGCGCGTTGGTTTTAGCACTTTTGACACAAGAAAAGATACTACCTACGCCTTTATTGATGATGTAGTTAGAGAACTATCCGCAATCACCCCTGGCCCCTATTTTCACATTGGTGGAGATGAAAGTCACGTAACCAAGAAGAAAGACTATACCTACTTTGTTGAGAAAGTAGAAAAAATAGTTCAGAAGTATGGTAAACAAATGATTGGATGGGATGAAATTGCTACCGCAGATATAGATTCCACATCAATCTCCCAATTTTGGTCCAGTAAAGATAATGCAGACTTGGCCCTAAAAAAGAATATGAAAATTATCATGTCTCCCGCTAAAAAAGCATATCTAGATATGGAGTATGACACGCTTTCTAAGCATGGTCTACACTGGGCCGCTTACATCCCTACCGATACAGCCTATAATTGGGCGCCAGAGAAATATGAAGGAATTCCTATAGAAAATATTTTAGGTTTAGAGGCTCCACTTTGGTCTGAAACTATCAGTAATATTGATGAGTTAGAGTATCTAGCTTTTCCGCGTGCTATAGGTTATTCAGAATTGAGTTGGTCTATTCCTGAAAACAGGGATTGGGAAAACTATAAGGTTCGCTTGGCCAATCAAGCGCCATTTTTAGACCGTATGAATGTTAAATACTATCCATCTCCATTAATTGATTGGAAAAAAAGTAAATACACTTATAAGCAAATTCAAAAAGATTAA
- a CDS encoding BLUF domain-containing protein, translating to MFCLVYTSVANTDFGLQETQRMLEKAQEFNRQNDITGCLLFFKGRFIQYLEGEETMINELFERIKTDSRHKEVAFLSGNKIHNREFHDWQMAFEHLKAENSNLQYLKLLVSTFFENPENSLSPNPTSVEFWKATKLLLATKYADKNV from the coding sequence ATGTTCTGTTTAGTATATACCTCTGTAGCTAATACTGATTTTGGACTGCAGGAAACTCAAAGAATGCTTGAAAAAGCACAAGAATTTAATAGGCAAAATGACATTACCGGATGTCTGCTTTTTTTCAAAGGAAGGTTTATACAGTATCTTGAAGGAGAAGAGACTATGATTAACGAGCTCTTTGAAAGAATCAAAACTGATAGTAGGCATAAAGAAGTAGCGTTCTTGTCAGGAAATAAAATTCATAATAGGGAATTTCATGACTGGCAGATGGCTTTTGAACATCTTAAAGCAGAAAACAGCAACCTTCAATACCTGAAGTTGTTAGTAAGTACCTTTTTTGAAAATCCAGAGAATTCTTTATCTCCCAACCCAACTTCGGTTGAATTTTGGAAAGCGACTAAGTTATTATTAGCTACAAAGTATGCTGATAAAAACGTATAG
- a CDS encoding DUF5606 family protein has product MSLDKILSIGGKPGLYKLVTQTRTGFVAESLIDKKRITVGMRSNVSILSEIAIYTLDEELPLRDVFLKIQVKEKGGKTSVAHKAEKIKLEEYFFEILPNYDEDRVYASDIKKVIQWYNILHENDITDFSGDKDGTSEEE; this is encoded by the coding sequence ATGAGTTTAGATAAGATCTTATCCATTGGGGGAAAACCAGGCCTTTACAAATTGGTAACACAGACCCGAACAGGGTTTGTAGCAGAATCGCTTATTGATAAAAAACGTATTACTGTTGGTATGCGTAGTAACGTAAGCATTCTTTCTGAAATTGCAATTTATACACTAGATGAAGAGCTACCATTAAGAGATGTATTTTTGAAAATACAGGTGAAAGAAAAAGGAGGCAAAACCTCAGTAGCCCACAAAGCTGAAAAAATAAAGTTGGAAGAATATTTCTTTGAAATTTTACCTAACTATGATGAAGATAGGGTGTATGCCAGTGATATTAAAAAAGTGATTCAGTGGTATAACATTCTTCACGAGAATGATATAACAGACTTTTCAGGAGATAAAGACGGTACTTCGGAAGAAGAATAG